The DNA window TACAGGCAGGAACACGATGCCGGCACCGATCGCCATGCCGATGCTCATCATCACCCAGCCGACATCGACGGCATCGAAGCGGGTCGCCGCCTTCCATTGCTCGCGGGTCCAGCTCCCGGCTGGATCTGTCGTGGTGGCGGCCGACAGCCGCGCCTTGTCCGAAGTCATTTCATATCCGTGAAGCGCAAAGCGCGCGATCCTTGTCGGCCAAACGGCCACTGTCAAGCCCGCCTCCGCGATGCGGAGGCCGGCCGTGTGGTCAAATCACGTTTCCAGCCGTTTTGACGGCTTGATATTGGGATAGATCTTCTCCACCTGCCGCTCGACCACCTTGCCCTTGGCCCAGTTGTAGGCATTGACCGGCTGGCTGCGGTTGATCCAGCCGGCGTAGTACAGGTGGTCCGAACGCGGATCATCGGTATTGGGGTGGATCAGAATCGTCAGCCCCAGACTGTTGAGCTGCAGCCAGGGATAGATCTGCGCCAGCTGTTCCGGCATAAAACCGAAATAGAACGAAGGCGTCACGTGCGGCCCGCGCGGTTCCAGATTCCAGTCGCCCAGCTCGACCTCGAAGCGCTCGATGACCCACTGCCGCAGCAAGGCCGCCTTGGCATGATTGTCTTCGTCAAAGTAGACATGGGCGTGATAGCTCTTCACATCGGTATAGGCCCGCGGCTTGGCGGGCAGCGACTGCTCGCCTGGACGAACGTTCGGTGGCGCCGGGGTCGCTTCCCGCCAGGTGTCGTAACCCCAGGGGCTGCGGCCCGAATCCTGATATCCCTCGGGGGCCGGCTGGTCTGCCTTCCCCGGTACCTGTGCTGCCACGGCCCTGCCTCCTGTCAATCCCACCGCCACCATTGCGGCGCCCGATCCCGCCAGCCACCGCCGCCGCCGCGGTGATGAAAGACTGTCCGGAAATGACGCCGGTATGGCGGCATTCATCGTGATGTGTTTATCGTTCATCGACAACCCTGCCTCTTCATGCCTTTGACGGAAACAAGCGGATCGCGCCGGATGGCGGACCGGCTACGCTAGCAGCCCCGCCCCCTGACGCCACCCGATATTTCTTCATATCGCCATGCCGCCACAGCATGAGTCGCGCAGCCAAACCGGTACCGCGGATTCCTCCACGGCCCGTATCGATGATCCCGGCCTGGTTGGCCGCGCACCCGCAATTGTTTTACCTTGCCGGTCTCAGACCGCCATTCGCGCAGAATCAAGCTCATGATGAATTGGGACCAGCTCTTGAATACCACCCGGCTCGGCCACCGTGCCGCCAAACAGGAGCCGGGCCGGTCGCCCTTCAATTCAGACCATGACAAGGTGATCTTCTCCGGGTCTTTCCGCCGGCTGGCCCGCAAGACCCAGGTCCATCCGCTGGCCACCAACGACCACGTCCACAACCGGCTGACCCACAGCCTGGAAGTGGCCTGCGTCGGCCGTACCCTGGGCATGCGGGTCGGCGAGAAGCTGATCAGCGAACAGCGCATCCATCCATCCTTTTCACCCACCGACCTGGGTGACATCGTGCAGACGGCCTGCCTGGCCCACGACATCGGCAACCCGCCCTTCGGACACACCGGTGAAGAGGCCATCCGACACTGGTTCACCCATGATGCCGGCAGCGAGCTGATCGCCCGGCTCGATATCGAGGAGGCCTGCGATCTGCGCCATTTCGAGGGCAATGCCCAGGGCTTTCGGGTGCTGACCACCTCGGAATACCACGCCTACGATGACGGCATGCGCTTGACCTATGCCTCGCTGGGCAGCTTTGTCAAATACCCCTGGATGTCGCTGGCCGCTGTAGACGGCGAACGCCCCAAGCGCAACAAATACGGTGTCTACCGCGCCGAGCAGGCCTTGTTCGAGGAAGTAGCCCAGGCCACCGGCCTGCTGCAACGCGGACCGCAATGGTATTGCCGCCATCCGCTGGTGCATCTGATGGAGATCGCCGACGATTTCTGCTATGCCCTGCTGGATCTGGAAGACGGCATCGAGATGGGCATTCTGGACTGGGAAGAAGTCTTCAGCCTGCTGGAGCCGGTGCTGGATACGTCCCGGATCCAGGAGCTGAAGCAGGACATGCACCGCTTGCGTCCCGGCCGGCGACCGCCACTGATCCGCGGCAAGGTGATCTCCGAATTCGTCGATGCCGCCGCCGAAGCCTTTATCAGAAACGAGACGGCGATCCTGGCCGGCGAACACGACGAGCTGCTGGGTCTGTGCGATCAGCGGGTCCGCGACTGCGTGATCGCCGCCAAGGAACTGGCCAAGCAGAAGGTGTTCCAGCATCCGCGCAAGATCGAAATGGAAATCGGCGCCTACAACACCATCGCCACCGTGCTGGATGTCAGCTGCCACGCGGCACTGAACTATATCCATGACAACGACATGTCCGACTACAAATCACGCCGGGTCATCGACCTGATCGGCAAGGACAGCTTCGGCCCCGCCGCCCGGCCGAGCGATGATCAGCCTTGGTCGCGGGACTATCTGACCCTGATGCGGGCCCTGGATTTCGTCAGCGGCATGACCGACAACTACGCCATGCATCTGGCCCGCCAGTTCAAAGGTTTCGGCTCGATGACTTGAGCCCCCTCCACACGCGACAGCGCCTGCTCCGAGGTGCCATGCCACCGTTGACCGCCTGGCAGCGGCTTGCCCTCGAGCAGCAATCAATACATCGGACAGCCCCCATCGACCTATGGGGACAACGCATAAATCCCGAAGTGGGCTGCCCTGCTCGGCCTGATCCGTGGCCTGGCGGCTAACCGGCAAATATTGCACCCCACAGATGATGGGGCGGTTGTGCCCGCTGAACCTCGCCCTCAGGCATGTACATGGCAGCCGCCCGCGACTGGAAAATGCTCACCCCCCCAGAAAATCAATCAGCCGCCGCAAACGCAACTTGATACCAGCACCGATCGAGTCATGCAGTTCCATCGGAAAGCCCGCCGGCAAGCAGGCAGCCAGATGATCCAGTGCCAGCTCCATTCGACCGGCCACAGACTCCATGGCCGATCTGATCACAATATCCGGCACGCCTGAACGTTTTGCCGTCTGTATAAAATGTCTGGGCATCACCTCATGTATACGATAATGATTGCGCTCACCTACCGACATTGCCAGTTTGTATTGCTTTCTCTGCAGTTGCTGCCTATCCAGATAAGGCTGTGCGCTCAACACATCGTATAACGGCGTCAGGGCATAGCCTCCTCCCGGCTTCAGGAACAGACTGAAGTTCTTGGCATGGCCATCGGTTGCACCGACAAGCCAGAAAACCAGTTGTGCCGAGAACAAGGTCAGGTGATCATTGGCCGGTGAATCACTGCCTTTCAGAAGGTTGGCCAGATCCACCAGAGATGGACCGCCTTCGGCCTGATATTTACGTGTCGGGGGTACCGACAAAGCCTGACAGCAGTCTTCTTGCGGCAGCCGGATCAGGCGACCCCGATGCCAGCGCCGGTCAAAGCGCTCAACCACGAGGGCGGTGGTACCACCGAAGCTCATGATCTGGGCACGATTCACCGGCAAGCCCAGCTGTTCCAGCAACTGCAGACAGTAGAATTCGTTTTCGACGCTGTCGGAAAGATCGAGACCATTTCCAACGGGACCGATACGGGTCTTGAAAATATGCGTGGTCGGCGTCAAGCCATGCGGCTTCAACCAATGACCGTCGTACAGCAGCAAAGCCGTTTTTTCCTGTGCGCCAGCCACGGAAATACGAAAGTCCTCATCACGAGACAAACCCAGCGGCGCTTGTTTCAATGATTTCAGCAGCCGCTCGATCGCCAACTCATCCAGCCGCTCTCCCGAAATGTGTTCCGTGACAACCGGCAGCTCGGCGCCATCACTGACAAACTGCAGGCTGCCGACACAGTCATGGCCGATTTTCGACAGCAAACTGTAAGCATCAACGCCCTCTGCACCGACCTTGTCCGCCACCATCCGGCGCAAATTCGCCGAGTCGGGAAGCAAATTGTCAAAAACGGCACTGACGACCGCACCCCGGTAAGGCGCTTCCTGCAAGGGCAGTGACAAGGACACCGGGAAATTGCGCTCACGTTGCAACCAACTGGCGTCATATTCAAAACTGATCGCCCCGCTGGACTCCTTCAGCAATACCCCTACCGAACGAGCATTCTGATAGACCCTCAAGGGAGCGTGACGACGAGGACGAGCCATCAGCCGATCAGATCCTCAATATCGTAGTCATGGCTGCGTGTCTCGACCTGCAGCTGCAGATCCAGTGCGGCGAGCAGATCCAGCAGCGTATCGAGCCGCACCGCGGCATGGCCGTTCTCGATCAAGGACACGGTTTCCTGGCGCAGGCCGGCCTTGCTGGCAAGTACCGTCTGGCTCCAGTGCAACTGTTTGCGGCGGCGCCGGATCAAGGTCCCCATTTGCAGCGGGGTTCGAGCGAGGCTGGGCACGGCATCAATCCTGTAGCGTCAGCTGCTGATCATAGCTCAAGTTATCGGCATTGACTAATATTTATATTTTATTACCCACATCCTATAAATCTATTTTATAGGATATGGGTCATATTAATTGTATATGTGCCAAGTCGCATATGATCCAGTCACAAGCCACTGGCCTTCAAGCCGGAGCGGCCTGCGGCACAGCTCCGTCACGTCGCAGGCCAAGTCAGTGACAAGCCTTATTCCACCGTCACCGACTTGGCCAGATTGCGGGGCTGATCGACATCGGTGCCGCGCAGCACGGCCACATGGTAGGCCAGCAGCTGCAGGGGCACGGTGAATACCGCCGGGGCGATAAAGTCGCCGCCGCCATCGATCTGCACGGTCAGGTTGCGCGCCGACTGGACGTCCATATTGACGGTGCGATCGGCAAACACGATCAGCTCGCCGCCGCGGGCCCGCACTTCCTGCAGGTTGGACTTCAGCTTGTCCAGCAATACCCCGCCGGGCGCCACCGCGATCACCGGCATATGCTCGTCGACCAGGGCCAGCGGACCATGCTTCAGCTCGCCCGCCGGATAGGCCTCGGCATGGATATAGGAGACTTCCTTGAGCTTCAGCGAGCCTTCCAGCGCCACCGGGTACTGTTCGCCGCGGCCCAGGAACAAGGCATGCTGACGATGCATGATGTGCTCGGCGATGGCCTGGATCTGCGGCTCGGCCTTCAGGCTATCCTCGATCGCCCGCGGCAGATGCTGCAACTGGGCGCACAGACCCAGATAGACGTCCTGGTCCATGCCGCGCAGCCGGGCCAGCTCCAGGCTCAGCAAGGCCAGCGCGGCCAGCTGGGTGGTGAAGGCCTTGGTGGAAGCCACCCCGATTTCCGGGCCGGCCCGCGTCATCAGCTTCAGGTCGGCCTCACGCACCAGGGATGATTCGGCTACATTGCAGATCACCATGGTACCGAGATAGCCACGACGCCGGGAGTCGCGCATGGCCGCCAGGGTATCGGCGGTTTCACCGGACTGCGAAATGGCCAGCAGCAAGGTGTTTTCCGGCACGACCACGTCGCGATAGCGGAATTCACTGGCCACTTCGACACTGACCGCGATGCCGGCATGGGTTTCCAGCCAGTAGCGGGCGACCAGTCCGGCGTGATAGCTGGTGCCGCAGGCCACGATATGGATCTGCCGGACCTGGCCCAGCAGGGCCTCGCTGTCGATGCCGAAAATATTGGGCAGCACGCCCTTGGGCCCCAGCCGCGATTCCAGGGTATCGGCCACCGCCTTGGGCTGCTCGAAGATCTCCTTCTGCATGTAGTGGCGGTATTCGCCACGCTCGACGGCATCGCTGGACAGTTCGCTTTCGTGCAGGGCCCGCTGGACCTCGACGCCCTGCAGGTCCCAGATCTGGACTTTGTCCCGACTGATCTCGACCACGTCGCCCTCTTCCAGATACATCATCTGGCGGGTGAACTTGATCAGAGCCTGGGCATCGGACCCCAGGAAATGCTCGCCAATGCCGATGCCGACCAGCAAGGGCGCACCATAACGGGCGCCGACCACATGGCCGGGTTCGTCCTCGCTGATCACCGCAATGGCGTAAGCACCATCCAGCTGCTTGACGGTGGCCATCACCGCCTCGCGCAGCCGGCGCCCCTGATCCACCTGCTCGCCGATCAGGGCGGCGACGACCTCGGTGTCGGTCTCGGAGTGGAATTGGTGGCCACGGGCGATCAAGGCCTCACGCAGTTCGGCATAGTTCTCGATGATGCCGTTGTGCACGATCGCGACCTTGCCGGCGATATGCGGGTGGGCATTGGCCTCGCTGGGCACGCCGTGGGTGGCCCAGCGGGTATGCGCGATGCCGGTGCCGCCCGGCAACGGACGGGCCAGATACAAGGCTTCCATCTCGCGGACCTTGCCTTTGGCCCGGACCCGTTCGATGCGGCCGGCCTCCAGCACCGCCAGACCGGATGAATCATAACCACGGTATTCCAGCGACTTCAGGCCGGCGATCAACAGCGGAGCGACATCACGCTGGGCCGCGGCGGCAACGATTCCACACATCAGGATTTCCTCAACTTCGACAAGGCCGAACAGGTCCGAATACCTATCGGGCCTAACTGCAATTTAACGCTTTGACTGCGCGACCGCCGATCAGTTCACTTTGCGGCGCAGATAATTCAGCAGATCGATCCGGGTGATCAGGCCCAGGAAACGCTCGCCATCGACCACGATGGCGACATGGCCCTTCTCGAACACCGGCAGCAGATCCTCGATCGGCGCACGGACATCAAGCTTGTCGATATGCCGGACCATGGCGATCTCGACCGTGTCGCGGAACCGGCTTTCATCGGCATGGACATGCATCAGCACATCGGATTCGTCCAGAATGCCGACGATCTGGTCGCCGTCCATCACCGGCAGCTGCGAGACGTCATACAGCTTCATGCGGTTGTAGGCCGTCATCAGCCGTTCCTGCGGACCGATGACCACGGTGTCGCGGCGCTGATACGGACGCATCAGCAGATCGCGCAGATCGCCATGCTGTTCGCGCTCGATAAAACCGTTGTCCAGCATCCAGTAGTCGTTGTACATCTTCGACAGATACTTGTTGCCGGTGTCGCAGACCAGGGTCACCACCCGCTTGGGCTCGGTCTGTTCACGGCAATATTTCAGCGCCGCCGCCAGCAAGGTACCGGTGGAAGACCCGCCGAGGATGCCTTCGGCAGCCAGCAGCTCGCGGGCAGCAAGAAAGCTCTCGCGGTCCGAAATGGCATAGGCCTTGCGTACGCTGGAAAAATCGCTGATCGAGGGCAGGAAATCCTCGCCGATGCCTTCCACCATCCAGCTGCCGGACTTGGTCGAAAGCACGCCTTCATTGATGTACTGGGCCAGGATCGAGCCGACCGGGTCGGCCAGCACGATTTCGGTCTGCGGCGAAACCTCGGCAAAATAACGCGACAGCCCGGTCATGGTGCCTGACGAGCCGCAGCCGACCACGATGGCGTCGACCTTGCCTTCCAGTTGCTGGAAGATCTCGGGGCCGGTGGTGGCAATATGGGCCTGCGGGTTGTCGGGGTTGCCGAACTGGTTGATGAAATAGGCGCCCGGGGTCTCGCGGGCGATCCGCTCGGCCATGTCCTGGTAATACTCGGGATGTCCTTTGGCCACGTCCGAGCGGGTCAGAATGACTTCGGCGCCCATGGCCTTGAGATTGAAGATCTTCTCGCGGCTCATCTTGTCCGGCACCACCAGGATCAGGTGATAGCCTTTCTGCTGCGCGACCAGGGCCAGACCCAGGCCGGTATTGCCGGCCGTGCCTTCGACCAGGGTCGCGCCTGGGGCCAGCTTGCCGGCCTGCTCGGCTGCCTCGATCATGGCCAGACCGATGCGGTCCTTGATCGAGCCGCCGGGATTGGCGCTTTCCAGTTTCAGGAACAGCTCGCAGGGACCCGTGTCCAGACGCTGGCTGCGCACCATCGGGGTCGAGCCGATCAACTCGAGAACATTCCGGTATAGCTTCATCACGACATCCTGTGCAGAGGTCGCCGCGGGGTATGTCCCGGCCGGCGGTTGCACAGGATGATAACGGATGGGCCGCATTCACCGGAAACCCGGCCCGAGGCGAGGGCCATCGGCCAGCGCTTGATCACGCAAGCGGAAGCCTCCGGCGGCAAAGCCGCACAGGCAGGGGCTCAGCCCGCGGAGCGATGCCGATCCCAAAGCATCTGAAGCCTCTGTTTCAGAAGCAGTTTTTCCCGCTTCAGGCCCGCACGGGCCGTGGCATCCAGCGGCAGCACGCCGATGTCCGCCTCGTGCAACTGACGGTCCAGCCGGCGATGTCGATGGTACAGACGCCGGAATTCAGCATCGGCGTCGAGCAGGGCCTGCACTCCGGCCGCGGACTCGTTTTCGAACATGGTTCGACCTCGCTGGCCCTGGGGCCGTCGCATCCGTCCACCTGTGTACCGGTCAGCTGCCCCGGTGACTCGTGATCCAGCCCCGAGGGCGAACCGTCCGCATCGAAACAGCAGACGGTCGCTCCCTACCGGGCCCTCAAGGCTTGCCGCCTGCCTGGGATCCACTCTTGCCCGTGGTGGCGGCAGGCTGCTGCTGCATCTGCTTGCGCATCAACCGGGCGGCTGCCGCGGCCAGCGCGGCTTCACGCTTGGCCGCATTGGCCATGCGGCCCTGGGCTGCCGCGAGTTTGCGGGCCTGCTCGGCCTGGGCCAGAGCCTGCGCCGTGGCGGCAGCCCCCTCGGCCTGACTGCGCTGGGCATCTTCCTGAGCCAGCTGATATTGCAGCCGCTGGCGCTCCAGTTCACGACGCGCCTGCTCGGCATCGGCGCGCAAGCCCTCCAGCTGGATCTGGTCATGCTCGCGATCAAGGCTGTAGACCTTGGTCTGGGCCAGCTGCAGCTGGGCGGCGGCCTTGGCCACATCCACCCGCCGCTCGGCCAGATACAGGGCATAGGCCCGATGATCGGAATCGGCCTGCGACAACTGGGTCACTGCACTGCGGGCGATCGACTGCTCGGCCAAGGCCCGACCGCCGAGCTGGGGATCGTTCGCCAGCTGGTCCAGGCTGCTGTTGAGTCGGGCCACGTCCAGATCATCCTGCTTGGCATGGACCACGCCGCCGGCCAGCGCCAGACTGAGCATGGACAGACGAACCATCCACGAACGCTTCATCGCGGACCTCCCGGATTCTGGCTGGCATCAACCGAGCCGGCAGGTGCCGGTCCCAGCATGGATTCTGGTGGGGCAGGCATATCGCCCTCCAGCGTAGTGCCTGCATCGGTTGCCGGTGCCGCTGGCGCGGCCGTGGCCGCCGACTCGGCCTGCTCGATCTGTTGGCGCAGACTTTCGTTGGCCTCCGTCTTGGCCTGGATCTGGGCGCGCACGGCGGCAAGCTGCGACTTCACCCGCGCCAGATCCGCATCGGCACGCGCCTCGTCGGCGTAACGGCCGGCCTGCTCGTACTTGTGATCGCGCATCGCATCCAGCGCCTGCTGGAATCGATCACGGGCAAAGCCCAGACCGACCGGATCATAATCCTGGGCCTGCGCCGACTGGGCGGACTGGATCGCCATCTGTGCCTGGTTCATCAGCCCATCCGGAGGTGGCAGGCTGGCGCATCCGCTGAGACCGGCCAAGACCAGCGCCGACATGATCGCGGCAAGCCGTGGCGTCATTCGGCCGGGTGGCCGCGACAAGGGAAAACCGAACTTAATCACTCCAGATCCTCACGGCGGTGTCCGCTTATTTTGGCCAGCCCACGGCCATGATTGCAATGTGCACGTGCCTGCCATCCGGCCGTTTACAGTGCGGGCGGGGCCGCCGACAATAGTCCGGCCGTCTTTCAGGGGTCTTCCCCTCACCTTCCATCCCAACCGGAGCAAGGCCGTGACCGTTTCCCGCATGAGTGATCTGGATCTGCGCGACCAGCGCGTATTGATCCGCGAAGATCTCAACGTTCCCATCGAGCACGGCCGGATCACCTCGACCCAACGTCTCAAGGCCGCCTTGCCCACCTTGCGGGCCGCGCGCGACGCCGGTGCCCGCGTGCTGGTGATTTCGCATCTGGGCCGGCCCAGGGAAGGTGAATTCGATCCCGCCGCCTCGCTGCAGCCCGTGGCCGAATGGCTGGGACAGACCCTGGGCAGCCCGGTGCGACTGGTCCGGGATTATCTGGATGGCGTCGAGGTCGCCCCCGGCGAAGTGGTCGTGCTGGAAAACTGCCGCATGAATCCCGGCGAAGCCAAGGATGACCCGGCCCTCGCCAAGCGTTATGCCGCCTTGTGCGATATTTTCGTCATGGATGCCTTCGGCACCGCCCACCGCGCCCAAGCCTCCACTCATGGCGTGATCCAATATGCCCCGCGGGCCGTGGCCGGCCCCCTGCTGGCCGCCGAACTGGATGCACTGGGCCGTGCCCTGAAGCAACCGGCCCATCCGCTGCTGGCCATCGTTGCCGGCTCCAAGGTATCGACCAAGCTGGCCCTGC is part of the Frateuria aurantia DSM 6220 genome and encodes:
- a CDS encoding deoxyguanosinetriphosphate triphosphohydrolase, translating into MMNWDQLLNTTRLGHRAAKQEPGRSPFNSDHDKVIFSGSFRRLARKTQVHPLATNDHVHNRLTHSLEVACVGRTLGMRVGEKLISEQRIHPSFSPTDLGDIVQTACLAHDIGNPPFGHTGEEAIRHWFTHDAGSELIARLDIEEACDLRHFEGNAQGFRVLTTSEYHAYDDGMRLTYASLGSFVKYPWMSLAAVDGERPKRNKYGVYRAEQALFEEVAQATGLLQRGPQWYCRHPLVHLMEIADDFCYALLDLEDGIEMGILDWEEVFSLLEPVLDTSRIQELKQDMHRLRPGRRPPLIRGKVISEFVDAAAEAFIRNETAILAGEHDELLGLCDQRVRDCVIAAKELAKQKVFQHPRKIEMEIGAYNTIATVLDVSCHAALNYIHDNDMSDYKSRRVIDLIGKDSFGPAARPSDDQPWSRDYLTLMRALDFVSGMTDNYAMHLARQFKGFGSMT
- the glmS gene encoding glutamine--fructose-6-phosphate transaminase (isomerizing); translation: MCGIVAAAAQRDVAPLLIAGLKSLEYRGYDSSGLAVLEAGRIERVRAKGKVREMEALYLARPLPGGTGIAHTRWATHGVPSEANAHPHIAGKVAIVHNGIIENYAELREALIARGHQFHSETDTEVVAALIGEQVDQGRRLREAVMATVKQLDGAYAIAVISEDEPGHVVGARYGAPLLVGIGIGEHFLGSDAQALIKFTRQMMYLEEGDVVEISRDKVQIWDLQGVEVQRALHESELSSDAVERGEYRHYMQKEIFEQPKAVADTLESRLGPKGVLPNIFGIDSEALLGQVRQIHIVACGTSYHAGLVARYWLETHAGIAVSVEVASEFRYRDVVVPENTLLLAISQSGETADTLAAMRDSRRRGYLGTMVICNVAESSLVREADLKLMTRAGPEIGVASTKAFTTQLAALALLSLELARLRGMDQDVYLGLCAQLQHLPRAIEDSLKAEPQIQAIAEHIMHRQHALFLGRGEQYPVALEGSLKLKEVSYIHAEAYPAGELKHGPLALVDEHMPVIAVAPGGVLLDKLKSNLQEVRARGGELIVFADRTVNMDVQSARNLTVQIDGGGDFIAPAVFTVPLQLLAYHVAVLRGTDVDQPRNLAKSVTVE
- a CDS encoding DOPA 4,5-dioxygenase family protein, with the translated sequence MAAQVPGKADQPAPEGYQDSGRSPWGYDTWREATPAPPNVRPGEQSLPAKPRAYTDVKSYHAHVYFDEDNHAKAALLRQWVIERFEVELGDWNLEPRGPHVTPSFYFGFMPEQLAQIYPWLQLNSLGLTILIHPNTDDPRSDHLYYAGWINRSQPVNAYNWAKGKVVERQVEKIYPNIKPSKRLET
- a CDS encoding phosphoglycerate kinase, which codes for MSDLDLRDQRVLIREDLNVPIEHGRITSTQRLKAALPTLRAARDAGARVLVISHLGRPREGEFDPAASLQPVAEWLGQTLGSPVRLVRDYLDGVEVAPGEVVVLENCRMNPGEAKDDPALAKRYAALCDIFVMDAFGTAHRAQASTHGVIQYAPRAVAGPLLAAELDALGRALKQPAHPLLAIVAGSKVSTKLALLESLVGKVDQLIVGGGIANTFIAAAGHGIGRSLYEADLLPAARKVIADAKARGAEVPIPVDVVVAREFSATATATVRPVDQVGDDEMILDIGPATAAQYAELIVKAGTVVWNGPVGVFEFDAFSKGTEVLAKAIAASKAFSIAGGGDTLAAVDKYGVEAGISYISTGGGAFLEFLEGRTLPAVAALEARSAA
- a CDS encoding helix-turn-helix transcriptional regulator — translated: MPSLARTPLQMGTLIRRRRKQLHWSQTVLASKAGLRQETVSLIENGHAAVRLDTLLDLLAALDLQLQVETRSHDYDIEDLIG
- a CDS encoding type II toxin-antitoxin system HipA family toxin; its protein translation is MARPRRHAPLRVYQNARSVGVLLKESSGAISFEYDASWLQRERNFPVSLSLPLQEAPYRGAVVSAVFDNLLPDSANLRRMVADKVGAEGVDAYSLLSKIGHDCVGSLQFVSDGAELPVVTEHISGERLDELAIERLLKSLKQAPLGLSRDEDFRISVAGAQEKTALLLYDGHWLKPHGLTPTTHIFKTRIGPVGNGLDLSDSVENEFYCLQLLEQLGLPVNRAQIMSFGGTTALVVERFDRRWHRGRLIRLPQEDCCQALSVPPTRKYQAEGGPSLVDLANLLKGSDSPANDHLTLFSAQLVFWLVGATDGHAKNFSLFLKPGGGYALTPLYDVLSAQPYLDRQQLQRKQYKLAMSVGERNHYRIHEVMPRHFIQTAKRSGVPDIVIRSAMESVAGRMELALDHLAACLPAGFPMELHDSIGAGIKLRLRRLIDFLGG
- a CDS encoding DUF4398 domain-containing protein encodes the protein MIKFGFPLSRPPGRMTPRLAAIMSALVLAGLSGCASLPPPDGLMNQAQMAIQSAQSAQAQDYDPVGLGFARDRFQQALDAMRDHKYEQAGRYADEARADADLARVKSQLAAVRAQIQAKTEANESLRQQIEQAESAATAAPAAPATDAGTTLEGDMPAPPESMLGPAPAGSVDASQNPGGPR
- a CDS encoding pyridoxal-phosphate dependent enzyme, which produces MKLYRNVLELIGSTPMVRSQRLDTGPCELFLKLESANPGGSIKDRIGLAMIEAAEQAGKLAPGATLVEGTAGNTGLGLALVAQQKGYHLILVVPDKMSREKIFNLKAMGAEVILTRSDVAKGHPEYYQDMAERIARETPGAYFINQFGNPDNPQAHIATTGPEIFQQLEGKVDAIVVGCGSSGTMTGLSRYFAEVSPQTEIVLADPVGSILAQYINEGVLSTKSGSWMVEGIGEDFLPSISDFSSVRKAYAISDRESFLAARELLAAEGILGGSSTGTLLAAALKYCREQTEPKRVVTLVCDTGNKYLSKMYNDYWMLDNGFIEREQHGDLRDLLMRPYQRRDTVVIGPQERLMTAYNRMKLYDVSQLPVMDGDQIVGILDESDVLMHVHADESRFRDTVEIAMVRHIDKLDVRAPIEDLLPVFEKGHVAIVVDGERFLGLITRIDLLNYLRRKVN
- a CDS encoding DUF465 domain-containing protein yields the protein MFENESAAGVQALLDADAEFRRLYHRHRRLDRQLHEADIGVLPLDATARAGLKREKLLLKQRLQMLWDRHRSAG